Genomic segment of Tiliqua scincoides isolate rTilSci1 chromosome 1, rTilSci1.hap2, whole genome shotgun sequence:
AGTTAATGCAGACTAATTGTTTGGGCCAGGTTTCCTTGAGAGGCATGTGTGATCAGATTTTATATACATGCTGCAAGAAATGCTAATGTAACATGCAGCAGTTGTAATCGTATAATTGCCCTTATATATTTGCTTGAGTTTCAAAGGCTAGTTATGATACACAACAGAGCATGGGAAGAATGATGTTGCACTACATGCACTTAGAAATGCATAAAGATTGTGCCTAAGCTCCACTGGTGTCAGACTGGATGTTCCAGATGTTTCAAACATTTTGAAATTTTTCTGATCTTATTCTGGTGGTGATTTAAAATCCAGCGTTTTCAAGCCTCTATTGAACTAGCTTTGAACAATATTTTTCTTCAATTCCTGTTGAGACTGGGGAATATTTATCtttactgtttttaaattgtggcTGAGATGTACCTATAACTTCTGGCCAAGTACAAGATTTTGAATATGTGCAGCAGGGCTTTCCCAGTATTTTTCGGAGCTGCTGTTCATCATGCTACATTGGagcagtggtgatggtggggtATATAAATGGAAGCTCCCAGCAGGGCTCATTGATCccagccagatttttttttaatgcagttgtCTTTATAGCAGTGGTAATACAGTATTCTAAAGTATTTTCCCCAATTGTTTAAACAGTAGCCACACAAAATAATCAGCTGTATGTCACTGAATTTTCTAGAACACAGCATAGTGAAAAATATTGTCTGAAACTAAAAGGATTGAAAGTTAAAATGTATCCATTGTTTTGCATAAATGGCAAATTAATTTCCAGGCACTAATTTGTAATTAAGTAAAGAGCACTTAAAGTTGGCTTTATTCAGTGTTCAATTTTGTTACCCACATACTGGTAACTTTTTTGAAACTTTCTGTAGTATTCTTTTACCTAAACTTTGAACAATTTAGTAATCTAGGTATTAGATTAAAAATAGTTTAATATTAGTTATACTTAAGTAGTTAGACTATCACATGAGTATTTTGTTCTATAAACTAAGTTAAATTAGAACCAAAGCTGCTCTTGTATTAACAAACTTTGTAAAtatgttttctttcctttcagcAAGGAGCaaataatgcagagaaatttgaCTATGTAAGTAAACCTTATGATCTTCAAAATTGTACCCATACTTAAGTTTTAAAATGCAGGGTAAGAGTATTGCTGTGTTCCATTTTTTCTCTTCCTATCTGATGGTGGATATGTTGATTGCCATTCAAGATCTTTTGACCTTGGCATAAAGTACCCAAGCAAGTACTTAATGCTTATGCCGCTTAAATTAGTCATGTTGAATACTGGGCTTAAGTGATGCCATATTGTGTGATGGAAAACATTGTGATGCTTCTCCAATAGGTGATGCAGTTCATGAACAAGATGGCTGGAAACGAGTATGTTGGGTTTAGTAATGCCACGTAAGTATGTTTCAAACATtttgaaaattttcctgttttATTCTGGTACTAGGTAGGTTAAAGCATGTGTAAGAGATTCCTTAAAAACAGAACATGTTAGCAGTGGCTCTGAGGCACTCCACTGCTTTATTACTGCAGGCCAATCTTATACTGATGCCAtgccagcaatgcagcagtgaaGGTGCAACGAAGGGATGACCACCATAGCAAAATCTGTCCAACAtgagtggaggaaggagaaacACAAGAGTCCAGGCAATACCTTGCTGGCACAGCCCTCCTGGTAATgtgccagcatccatggaaatacTTATGCAGACTTGCATCCATTGAGTGATTCTATGTGATACACCAACTGCTGTGTCTTCCCAGCCCCAGTGACTGGCTGAAGAAATGCTGCCAGAGTAACCCAATTAGGGAGTGGGGGCAGTACCAGTGAGCAATTAGAATGATGCCCCCCAGCAGTCACTAGGAGTGAGTACCACAGCAAAAGATCACCACTATGGGGAAATGACCACACCCCACCACAATACCCCCGCCCCCTACAGGAGCTACTGTGGTGTAAGCAGTAATGGGACAATAGCAGAGAACTACTACAGATTCCAGGTTTCAAGTTCCCTTATGGCACTTGCACAGACTTCCAAGAACTCTTATTGATTGGAAGAGAGCAAAGGTTGAAAGAGCTGCTGTGGAAGACAACAGCTGAATAAAGTATATATGCAAGTCACTCTAtgacattggttctcaaactctctgggagttagagaaccaaggtaagtctttgcaggggtgatGTGGAAAGTGGTGATGGgccccccaggatcatgctgctgtgggggaagggaggctgtTTTTACTTTCTTGCTATcaggatctggggagccctgctgagccctctgcagggctctctgtggcttgtagaacattaaaaaaagattgtgacccacttccaggttgcgatCACAGGCACCTACAGGCATGGCTGTGAGTATGCTGCCCTCCCTGTCAGAGCATCTTCCCACGGTTGGCACCCACTAAATCATGGAGTGGAGATGTTGCAGAGACTTTCCTCCTTCCCTACAGAGACCCCAAGGCCAAATGAGAAATTAGCCTATATCTTGGAGAACATGTAACTTTTTAACAGTCCCCTTTCATTAATGTAGCATAGGTTGAGGGTGCAGTcttaacctcttatgtcagtactttccagcactgacaaaagggcaatgtagctctgaggtaaatgaacaaacattcccttactttgaggaggccaccgtgagtgacacccaactgcaggatgcagcacatgtcccattggtgccactatgccagtgctggaaaggggttaggattgagtcctaaaGCATATAGCTATATGATATCTATTGTTCCTGTCTTGGTACTGCTATTGATCTTGTTTTCAAAAAACTTAATTTAAAACCACAAAGGTAGTGATGGGTGGCCTTGGTGAATGCTGCAAATTGAGCTTCCAACCATTTATAGTTTTGCTGAATGGgttggcggcggcggcggcgagggTGTGTGTGCGGTTAATCCAGTCTAAAGGCTTCAGGCATTGTTGTAAGCTTTCAGTCCTATTCATATGTGTCAGATTCATTGTGTGCATTTTTAGGTTCCAGTCTGAAagagagagtggagacagaaaCTTTGCAATAGGCTATTATCTGAAAGAGAAGAaggtatgtatttttttaattagcaacatCATACTGTCTCCATTagatttttaaaacttacctctACTAAAAAAAATTTTCATTTCTGCATTCATACCGTAAACAAGGGTGCTGTGCTTCAGTGAATGACGGTGCCTACAAACAGTAAAACAGCAATCGCTGCACTCCAGAAACATAGTTGCTGGGCTCTTGTCAGATGTAACTATTCCTCTCTACGGACAAGTTCAGGGAAACCTGTTCTGTATAGTAGCAAAAGCTGTTTCTGCACAAATCTTGTTGGCTAGTGATGCCAACATATTTACCCAATCTTCAACATAGCGCTACAGTTTAAATTGtccttatttaaaatatttaaaataaattgaaGTACATGTGGACTTAGAAAAGTGAGAAAAAATGGGAGAAGGCAGATAGCCCAGGTGAATCATGATGGAAGAACAAGGATGTCAACTGAATCAGTGTTGGAATTCCTGGTAGGCCTATGCTCTTTCTCTTCTACAAAGCAGGAACTGGAACTAGGCTTACCTTGCAAAAGGCTTAAAAACTGTAGCAAGAGCTAGTGTGTTACAGATTAGTATGCACTCGAGTCTACTTGCATTGGCTTCAGTGAGGTGACAATTTTTCTCTTTGTCTTGGACTCCTGTTAAAAATTATGCCACAGGTATTTCCATCAGGTTTTGGGGACCAAGGGTGACAGAAACAGTTGGCTTCTGATTGGGATTGAGGAAAGTaaccttcccttccccaacttgTTTGGGTGGTGGAAGGGAAGGCATGCAGCAACCCAAAATGGTTCAAGAGGCTTTGGCCTTCTCTTCACACTAATCCCCAAACCTTCATTTTACAGTCCTTTCCTAGGGTTCAGTAAAAAAAACGCTGTTCTGATTTATGTGGTTCAGTGTAAGCAGCTGCAGATGCTTTGCTTCATGCTTTCATATAGTGAAGCACTGAATGCCTGATATATGGAAGACTTGGAATCGCCTTCTAAAAAGCcagtgttttttaaatgttgcagTACTTCATTTGTATGCTGGCAAAAGTTCAGTGATTTGCCTTTTTTAATATTCTGTGTTTTcaaatttttttgtttcctttgtttcAGTGTTTTCCAGAAGGTACAGATATGGTTGGCATACTAGACTTCTACTTCCAGGTAACTACTTAGTTTTCACTGTTTCTGTAAGTGCAAAGTCTAAActggggaaaaatatattttcagtTGAGCTTCAACGGTTTGAGAATATTTGAGAATATTTTTGCTCAGTTGAGAATATTGAGCTCAGTCTGAGAATATTTTTCTCTGATTTGTTGACTTGATAACTGTAAGACTATTCACAAATTGTATAGCTGATAGAAGTTAAATGATTCATACTGGAAACCTTTGAAACCTATTGGCTTTGTTATATACACGCTATAGACAAAAAATGTTCGGCTAGAAAACAAAATGTCTTTGCTTTGATAATGCTGCAGAAGTGATTAGGAGACCTTGATCACATGAGAGTTGGTGTGCTCCACAAGTAGGCATGGAAACTTAATATTGTAAATTTATTGTCCCTCACCATGAGTGTTCAAGCATTGATTTTTGACTTTATTTTTGGCAAGTGTGGTGTTAATCAAAAGTAGAATTCCCTGCTGAACACAGCAGTTTTCACTGACCTTCATGTGGTTGTCTGACATTCTAGTCATGCCAGGCAGCATTCTAGTTGATACCCTAGTCATGTCAGTCAAAACAGTGCTGTAGCTTATTGACATGCTTGCATCTGCATgcaatactgttaatataatgtTTCTGTGAAACTGTGTGGATCTGTAAAATGAAATAGTTCACCATTTAGAGCAGAAATGGTTCACCGTATGCCAGCACAGATGCACTTAGGATAACACAAATTTGGGTTTGAGACATTATGCCACCCACATACTTTCAAATCACCTATCTAATTGTAAGTTAGAAATTAGAAACATTGTCCAAATATTATGTTCAGAATAAATTTGCCTTATTACCATTGCTAATACGAATTGCCATGATTCTGCTTCAGGTTGATTGACTAATTCTGTGATTGTGAATGGGCAATTTATTTTTGTTATAAAGAACACTAATGGAAGGCTGATCATTAAATTCAAACTTGTTCTGAAATTTTTGTTCTAAGTATTTTTGTTCTTGTAAGACTAGAAAATTGGTTTGATAGGAAAAATCTTATTCTTCACTTACTTAGCAAATGGAGGTTCATGTTGAATAGTGACCtatttttttcattaaaatatttACCCTGCCATcagtgtagaacagtgtttctgaacATTTATCCTTTTTTGTTCCACTTCATATGGTtaacctatttgaagtaccatgtGAAATAATTGGTGATGACACCATTGCCAGTAACTTTGGGTTGGGAGGTCGGATACAACATAACCAACATCTGTAAGAGCCTCAGGGTGGATGGGGTGGTGCTTTTCAAGCACTGAaaaccatgctttggagctctgctgagcctcctactgctgtctgttgcatcatgttcctggtctagCTGCTGggtagcaggtgtccaggggtacTGCACCAGACACCACCACAAATACCACttgtggtacccataccactggttgagaaatactggtttagaacccttccccctcccctgttttccGCTGTAATGGACTCACAACTTGTTTCAAACAAGCTGGTAGCAATTATTGTACTACCCTTATAGCAGTGTAAGCAAAGCATGTTTGAATAGTAATAGTACTGTAACTGCATCTAATTTTTGCAAGGCAGTCCTTTCATTCATTTCTTTATACATTGTGCTTGTAGAGTGTAATGGGAAAAGTGAGATTGCTTACAAACTTTCTCTTTCCTAAGCTATGCTCCATAGAAGTGACCTGTGAATCAGCAAGTGTAATGGCAGCAACACTGGCTAATGGGGGATTTTGTCCAATCACTGGTGAGAGGGTACTGAGCCCTGAAGCAGTTCGGAATACCCTAAGTTTAATGCATTCCTGTGGCATGTATGACTTCTCAGGACAGTTTGCCTTCCATGTAAGTCTGTTTTGCAATCTAGCATTTGATTGTGTGCTGTATTATGAAGTGCTTGGAACTGAATGCTGACATTCACTCTGTATAGCAGTTGATTCTAGCTTTTTATGAAGTTGAGTGGGGACAGCAATTAAACAATGTTTAGTTCATGAGGTTGAGACCAGTAAGGTCCTGGAAAGAGCTTTTGTGCTGTGTAACTTTTATGCGTATGCCTGGAAGACCTCCCAAATCTTCCTGTATCCTCAGATAGTAGAGAATGTGATAGACAGTTTCCTGCATATTAGGGGCTCACATATTTTTTGGGTGCCCCCGTTGGCCTGGTTCAtggcagaatcaagtagccccatattggtatagaatatttttaaaagcaaaggggGACCTTGTACTTTTTGTCTTGGCACAAAGTGGAAAGGCACTTGCGCTGTGGGCAATGCAATTTCTTTGACTTGCCCTCCATCTCCAGCCCCTCTTTGCACTACATCCCATATTCCCATTGGTTCCCTGATTCTTAGAATTGATTTTTGAAAAGGTGCTAGGGGCTGGTAAACTCTGGTGTGCAAGTTGGGTATAGTGTGTGGTTCTTGTGGTCCTAATTGTTTGATCTTTGATCCTTATTGATGCTATTGCTCTGTGCATGGACTTTCTCTGCTCGTCTACTTCCAACGGGGTAACTTGCTCTGTTGCTGTAGAAAACTGAATTTATTTTTTACCCATCCTTTTCAGTTAGTCATATTTATGCAAagatgcagcagcaacacacTTTCAGCATGTGTAAACAGATCCTTGTTTTGCAACTCAGTTATTGACATTTCTTGACATCGGTAAAATTACACATCAGATGTAATTAAAGATGTACTCCCTTGTGTTATTTGGGATCACAAGAGTGCGCTCACTTCAGCAATAGGACTGCTGCCTTTATAAGTCTCAGTGAATACATAATCAGAACTACAGATGAATATATTTTGGACATTTAAATTAAAACATTCTTGTACTCTCATTTTACATAGGTTGGTCTTCCTGCAAAATCTGGAGTTGCTGGTGGCATTCTTTTGGTGGTTCCTAATGTTATGGGCATGATGTGCTGGTCACCACCTTTGGATAAGATGGGCAACAGTGTAAAAGGGATACATTTTTGTCATGTAAGCAAGGTTTCTCGCTTGACTTTTGTTTTCTAACTATCACTTACTAGCCTGTATTTAGCACCTTTCTGAATTCCAGTAGTCCTTGCTTGTACACCTTTTCAAGGCCCTCCAGATTTTTTCAAAAACTTGCCTGCCTTGTGTTGGTTCACTGTTTATTGCCCTATTTGGCTGCAACGTCTTATGCTGGTGTCCAGGTCTGCAGCAGTGGTACCTATCCAACCTGACTTGGGGTGACTTTCTTTCAGCACGGCCAACAGTAAAGCAAGACTGCCAagcaagcagcaggaaggagaaTTGGCAAGGCAGGGAATGTGGGAAGCTATGTATAACTGGGAGTTATAAGACAAACCATTAATGTGCtgaaggagagagaggagagagtcTATCAGAGAGGTCCATGGTATATTTGGCAGATGGAGGCTCAGAGAACTACGTGGCAGAGAGGATGACAAGGGTGACTCAGTCCATTCCTCTCCTGGGAAGTCTGAGGCACCACTGGGAAAGAGACTTCTCCAGAGACTGTGATTGTGGGACATAGAAAGCCCCACTTCGCTATTCTGGCTTCTGATTAAAGGGGATACCCCCTCAGCCTGGTGGAAGCCAGTTGAGGGAGTAGAGGCAGATGAAGCAGGAACTCCCATATCACTGCTATTAAATATGTTGCTTTCATAGTAACTCTGCTGCTAGGAAGCACATTGACAATGCTATGTCAAGACTATTAGGAAGAATACTGTTGCAAAGAGCTTGCTTTAGATCCATTTCCACTGCTTAATTGCTAGGTGACAGGTATGACTCATTCTCTGTGTGTGGTCATCTTGCCATATAAACTCTTGCCTCTTTCTCTTCCATTGGTCTCTGCTGCACAGCAAAGGAGGATAGAGATGCATTTAACTAAGAGAGAAAATGTTCATTCCCACTTTTGACTTGGCCTGTATTTATTGCAGCATGGTCTGTTGAGAGAAAAAGTAAATTCCTTTGCATTTGTTTACCCGATGACTGAGTGCTCCTCAACTATATTTTTCAAGCCTGTGTTATGTTCTAGCAGAGTTCAGATTAACAACTTCTTTCTTATGGTTTGTGAGGTTAGCTTTGCAACTTTTCACTATAGATTATGCCAGACTACAGATGGTAGAAGCAAAGAAAGTTATGAAATTATGTTGGTTGACATGTGCGTATATGGAACAATGTGATGTTCTGACCATTGCAGGAACTGGTTGCTTTGTGCAATTTCCATAATTATGATAACTTGAGGCATTTTGCAAAGAAGCTTGATCCTCGCAGAGAAGGTGGTGATCAGCGGGTAAGTTAAAACTCTGTGTTATCTGTGTTTTAAAAAGTTGAGTTTTTCATTTTCTGTCTGAAGATTGCTCAATGACATGTATTGCATCAATTCCTCAGTGCTGAATTCTCAAGTACAGTTTATACCAAATCTGTTGTGTATAGAACTGTGCCAGATGCTAACTATGGTGTTTCTTTTAAATCTTAGCCCAGAGGCTCTGAGTTggtaacaattaaaaacacaataaaatagaaattaacaaacacacaaaataaaaGCAGAGTTTTCAATGATATGCCAGTGTTACAATAGATCTACAtgcacaatctaaaaaagaaaaacctttgGACAGCCTGGGACAAATAAAGGCTTCACTTAGAGCTGAAAATCAGTGGGCTCTTTAGCTTAGAATTCCTGGCCTGCTGTATTTAGGCTAACCTCAAAGAAGTCTATGAAGAGTCTGCTAATCACTTATAGGTGGGCCTAAAGTCCTACTAGGTCGGTTTCTATGAAGCAGAATCAACAGACCAGAAAAGTGTTTTCCATATTCTACAAACATTCCAATAATATGTTTGTAATTGTGTGTcatgtaaatatataaatataatttaagAAGTCCTTTAGCTGGTTTATTATAGGAAACTCTGAATAATTTAAAAATCCCTACCAAAAAATCTTAATGACATTTCTATAACAGCGGTTACCTCGAAGGATAGAAAAGGACCCAGTGGTGGTTAATGTTTTAGTGTAGTAGTGATAAACAATATGTGCAGTCTTGCTTCAAACTGCAGTCAGTTTGGTAAGTTGTAGTAAAACATCTTCCAGTTACTATCTCCCTTAATTATAGTGGCTGGGATTTAAGAAGTGTTCATATGCACACTTCAGTGAACCGCCTTCTTGTGACTGCAGCTTTGCTTTTAAGGCTTTGGAGTCTTCTATTTGGAAGTATTTGTGTGGGTTAGAggagagcaggggtgctcaataggtggatcgcgatctaccctaaggcaaaatgagtagatcagggagtgccgaccccccccttcaggtgcctctgggaggaaatgccgggagtaaggcccattgtactcaatggggcttactcccaggtaagtgtggctaggattgcagcctcacagcctaatcctaggcatgtctacgcaggagtaagtcctgttatactcagtggggctcaaggtacaccaacatacattgtacacataaatgttatatgttatgatggcgcgaacattgtaaaaaaaactctggtagatctccgggccttgctgggtttcaaagtagctctcgagccaaaaaagtgtgagcacccctggaggaGAGTATCAGTATATCTATGTATATGGTGTGGAAACTCCtatgagcgactaagatgattacggggctggggcaccttccttatgaggaaaggctacggcgtttgggcctcttcagcctagaaaagagacgcttgaggggggacatgattgagacatacaaaattatgcaggggatggacagagtggatagggagatgctctttacactctcacataataccagaaccaggggacatccactaaaattgattgttgggcgggttaggacagacaaaagaaaatatttctttactcagcgcgtggtcggtctgtggaactccttgccacaggatgtggtgctggcgtctagcctagacgcctttaaaaggggattggacgagtttctggaggaaaaatccattatggggtacaagccatgatgtgtatgcgcaacctcctgattttaggaatgggttaagtcagaatgccagatgtaggggagagcaccaggatgaggtctcttgttatctggtgtgctccctggggcatttggtgggccgctgtgagatacaggaagctggactagatgggcctatggcctgatccagtggggctgttcttatgttcttatgttcttatgtgatccACTGAATTTCATTGTAAATGTTTTGGAAATGCACCTTTCTCCTTCCAAATTGCACAAATCCCAGAACCGTCTGGAACAAAAACTATCTGCATAACAATGTAAGAAGTCTTGGAGGATGAAGGATGAGACCGTGCTAATTGCTAAATATCAGTAATGCTAGAATGTTTCTTTTCAGCAGTAAACTAATACTTATGTTGCTTGAATAACTAGCATTCCTTTGGACCATTGGATTATGAGAGTCTTCAGCATGAACTTGCATTAAAAGAGACTTTGTGGAAAAAAGTGTCACCTGAGTCAAATGAGGACATCTCCACCACTGTAGTATATAGAATGGAAGGTTGGGGAGAGC
This window contains:
- the GLS gene encoding glutaminase kidney isoform, mitochondrial isoform X2; the encoded protein is MEYFDNCNSSMKLQGANNAEKFDYVMQFMNKMAGNEYVGFSNATFQSERESGDRNFAIGYYLKEKKCFPEGTDMVGILDFYFQLCSIEVTCESASVMAATLANGGFCPITGERVLSPEAVRNTLSLMHSCGMYDFSGQFAFHVGLPAKSGVAGGILLVVPNVMGMMCWSPPLDKMGNSVKGIHFCHELVALCNFHNYDNLRHFAKKLDPRREGGDQRVKSVINLLFAAYTGDVSALRRFALSGMDMEQRDYDSRTALHVAAAEGHVEVVKFLLEACKVNPFPKDRWNNTPMDEALHFGHHDVFKILQEYQVQYTPPDDSSNGKESQTVQKNLDGLL